The following are from one region of the Geoalkalibacter subterraneus genome:
- a CDS encoding MlaE family ABC transporter permease: protein MTGIEMHQQDELAEVEDYFSRLEDGTIALRLYGDWSAGRIPVSLWEVEEQLTVAQVSRLVFETTELQSWDSGLLTFLLKLKSLCARLDIEFHEDNLPPGARRLLAMAADRPARSQQAGRKPPPLLERVADRAISAWRTAMEMLAFLGEATVAFARLLSGRARFRMVDLWEIMRECGAGALPIVSLISLLVGMIFAFVGAVQLSMFGAEIYVASLVGISIVRVMGAIMTGIIMAGRTGAAFAARIGTMQVNEEIDALSTLGISPIEFLVLPRIIALTLMMPLLCLYADLMGILGGLLVGVTMLDLNVMEYLEMTKNTVRLKDFWVGLFHSAVFGVLVALSGCLRGIQCGRSASAVGDAATSAVVTSIVNIIVATAVITVICNILGI, encoded by the coding sequence ATGACAGGTATTGAAATGCATCAACAAGATGAGTTGGCTGAGGTCGAGGATTATTTCAGTCGTCTTGAGGACGGCACCATTGCGCTGCGCCTGTACGGCGACTGGAGTGCCGGCCGCATTCCGGTCTCCCTCTGGGAGGTGGAGGAGCAGCTGACGGTTGCGCAGGTTTCGCGGCTTGTTTTTGAAACCACGGAACTGCAGTCCTGGGATAGCGGACTGCTGACTTTCCTGCTCAAACTTAAAAGCCTGTGCGCCAGGTTGGATATTGAGTTCCACGAGGACAACCTGCCGCCCGGAGCGCGACGGCTGCTGGCAATGGCTGCCGACAGGCCGGCCCGGTCGCAACAGGCAGGAAGAAAGCCGCCGCCGCTTCTGGAACGCGTTGCCGACCGCGCCATCAGCGCCTGGCGGACAGCCATGGAGATGCTGGCCTTCCTGGGTGAGGCGACCGTTGCCTTCGCCCGCCTGCTCAGCGGACGCGCGCGCTTCCGCATGGTGGACCTGTGGGAGATTATGCGCGAGTGCGGCGCCGGCGCCCTGCCCATTGTTTCCCTGATCAGCCTGCTGGTGGGGATGATCTTCGCCTTCGTGGGGGCGGTGCAGCTCTCCATGTTCGGCGCGGAAATCTATGTCGCCAGCCTGGTGGGAATCTCCATCGTACGGGTGATGGGCGCCATCATGACCGGCATCATCATGGCGGGCCGCACCGGCGCCGCCTTCGCCGCGCGCATCGGCACCATGCAGGTCAATGAAGAGATCGACGCCCTCTCCACCCTCGGCATCTCGCCCATTGAATTTCTCGTTCTTCCCCGCATCATCGCCCTGACTCTCATGATGCCCCTGCTTTGCCTCTATGCCGACCTGATGGGTATCCTGGGGGGGCTGCTGGTCGGCGTGACCATGCTCGACCTCAATGTCATGGAATATCTCGAAATGACCAAAAATACGGTGCGGCTCAAGGATTTCTGGGTCGGCCTGTTCCACAGCGCGGTGTTCGGCGTGCTGGTGGCGTTGTCGGGCTGCCTGCGCGGCATTCAGTGCGGGCGCAGCGCCTCGGCCGTGGGGGATGCCGCCACTTCGGCGGTGGTGACCAGCATCGTCAACATCATCGTGGCCACTGCGGTCATCACGGTGATCTGCAATATTCTCGGGATTTAG
- a CDS encoding ABC transporter ATP-binding protein — MVDSGHSASAAIEVNNLTMAYGDQVIQRDLTFTVQREDIFIIMGGSGCGKSTLLRHLIGLHRPAAGTVRFDGTDFWVLPADERQQFMRHFGVLYQSGALWSSMTLAENIALPLEEYTRLPQSEIAELVSFKLALVGLAGFEDYYPREISGGMKKRAGLARAMALDPDILFFDEPSAGLDPISSRQLDELILELRDSLGTTLVVVTHELASIFAIGSNSVFLDAETRTMIAAGDPKKLRDESDDPRVRRFLTRGENGDTETEGGVKR; from the coding sequence ATGGTAGACTCAGGACACAGCGCATCAGCGGCCATTGAAGTAAATAACCTGACCATGGCCTACGGCGATCAGGTCATTCAGCGTGATCTGACTTTTACCGTACAGCGGGAGGATATCTTTATCATCATGGGCGGCAGCGGCTGCGGCAAGAGCACCCTGCTGCGGCACCTGATCGGCCTGCACCGCCCGGCTGCGGGCACGGTGCGTTTTGACGGCACCGATTTCTGGGTCCTGCCGGCTGACGAACGGCAGCAGTTCATGCGCCACTTCGGCGTGTTGTACCAGAGCGGCGCCCTGTGGAGTTCCATGACGCTGGCGGAAAATATCGCTCTGCCGCTGGAGGAATACACCCGCCTGCCGCAGTCCGAAATCGCGGAGCTGGTAAGTTTCAAACTGGCCCTGGTCGGTCTGGCGGGATTCGAGGATTACTATCCCCGCGAGATCAGCGGCGGCATGAAGAAACGCGCCGGGCTGGCCCGCGCCATGGCCCTTGATCCCGACATTCTCTTTTTCGACGAGCCCTCGGCGGGCCTTGATCCGATCAGCTCGCGTCAGCTCGACGAGTTGATTCTCGAACTGCGCGACAGCCTCGGCACTACCCTGGTGGTGGTGACCCACGAACTGGCAAGCATTTTCGCCATCGGCAGCAATTCGGTGTTTCTCGATGCCGAAACCCGCACCATGATTGCAGCCGGCGATCCAAAAAAGCTGCGGGATGAATCTGACGATCCACGGGTGCGCCGCTTCCTGACCCGCGGCGAGAACGGCGATACAGAGACGGAAGGAGGCGTGAAGCGATGA
- a CDS encoding MlaD family protein: MSAKTGKAIIGAFVLGALCLAVAGVVLFGSGKFFSPQKKYVMYFDGSVKGLSVGAPVLFRGVKIGSVTDIQIQGDMQEMVFRVPVIAEIDLSRFQFADERGHSPEFHQSLVNRGLRAQMQTQSLVTGQLMINLDFHQDRPARFVSGTPEFSQIPTIPSTTALLAQKLEELPLQQLVERTNRLVGGMERLVNDDDMQQMPRNLNLAAAAARDLMAKLDREAGLLSAEARKTIRAATATLEQADRVLAFVEGPTGELADNLNQTLAQARQSLNTLDQTLEAVQETAADEQSKYQLRYALSELGDAARALGSLVEYLGRHPEALLRGKIDLEER; encoded by the coding sequence ATGAGCGCTAAGACCGGCAAGGCGATAATCGGTGCCTTTGTGCTGGGGGCCCTGTGCCTGGCGGTGGCCGGGGTGGTGCTGTTCGGTTCGGGGAAATTCTTTTCACCACAGAAAAAATACGTCATGTATTTTGACGGTTCGGTGAAAGGGCTTTCGGTGGGGGCGCCGGTGCTGTTCCGCGGCGTGAAGATCGGTTCCGTCACCGATATCCAGATCCAGGGGGATATGCAGGAGATGGTCTTTCGCGTGCCTGTGATCGCCGAGATCGATCTGAGCCGCTTTCAGTTTGCGGACGAGAGGGGCCATTCGCCTGAATTCCACCAGTCCCTCGTCAACCGCGGACTGAGGGCCCAGATGCAGACTCAGAGCCTGGTGACCGGGCAACTCATGATCAACCTCGATTTCCACCAGGACCGACCGGCCCGGTTTGTCTCAGGGACCCCCGAGTTCTCTCAGATCCCGACCATTCCGTCCACCACTGCCTTGCTGGCGCAGAAGCTGGAAGAACTCCCCCTGCAGCAACTGGTGGAGCGGACCAATCGGCTGGTCGGAGGGATGGAGCGCCTGGTCAATGATGATGATATGCAGCAGATGCCGCGCAACCTGAACCTGGCAGCCGCCGCCGCGCGCGACCTGATGGCGAAATTGGACCGTGAAGCGGGTCTGCTGTCGGCGGAGGCCCGAAAAACCATCAGGGCGGCGACTGCAACCCTGGAGCAGGCCGATCGTGTGCTGGCCTTCGTGGAGGGCCCCACCGGCGAGCTGGCGGACAACCTGAACCAGACCCTGGCCCAGGCGCGCCAATCCCTGAATACGCTGGATCAGACTCTTGAGGCGGTGCAGGAGACCGCCGCCGATGAGCAATCCAAGTATCAGCTTCGCTATGCCCTCAGTGAATTAGGGGATGCCGCTCGTGCTCTCGGTTCCCTGGTGGAATACCTGGGACGCCACCCGGAAGCGCTGCTGCGCGGCAAAATCGATCTGGAGGAGAGATGA
- a CDS encoding PqiC family protein — protein sequence MKIHSSLATLLLLFVVLQLAACARTPPARFYTLSSLSLDQSTHRNAAADRSRQVIAIGPVAMAKYLEHPAITTRSGATTLKRSELDRWGGPLGDEITRVLVENVAALVSAEGALVLPWLETSDADYRLQLHITRFDGPLEGPVTFNAAWMIFAGKRNKLASSGDISIDEPVEAPDYAAFSEAMSRALVELSHRVAAEIDAVHGAADTPVAAQDRP from the coding sequence ATGAAAATTCATTCGTCGCTCGCTACCCTGCTTCTGCTGTTCGTTGTGCTGCAGTTGGCTGCCTGCGCCCGAACGCCGCCGGCCCGCTTCTATACCCTGTCCTCCCTGTCCCTGGACCAATCGACACACAGAAATGCTGCGGCGGACCGCTCCCGCCAGGTAATCGCGATCGGTCCCGTGGCCATGGCGAAGTATCTCGAGCACCCCGCGATTACGACCCGCAGCGGTGCCACGACCCTGAAGCGTTCGGAACTCGACCGCTGGGGCGGCCCCCTGGGCGACGAAATCACCCGGGTGCTGGTGGAGAACGTGGCGGCACTGGTTTCGGCAGAGGGAGCTCTAGTTCTGCCGTGGCTGGAAACCTCGGACGCCGATTATCGTCTTCAGCTTCACATCACCCGCTTTGACGGACCCCTGGAAGGCCCGGTGACCTTCAACGCCGCCTGGATGATTTTTGCCGGGAAACGCAACAAACTCGCATCCTCAGGCGATATCTCCATTGACGAACCTGTCGAGGCGCCGGACTATGCCGCCTTTTCCGAAGCCATGAGCCGGGCCCTGGTGGAGTTGAGCCACCGTGTGGCAGCGGAGATTGATGCCGTCCACGGTGCGGCTGACACGCCCGTTGCCGCGCAAGACCGGCCATGA
- a CDS encoding C-GCAxxG-C-C family protein has product MKEEIGFPYILLPDDMFHHAAGGYGGEGTLCGSIGSCAAIINLVAYDDKKTHSKLVADLIHWYSQENFPSKRYDDLAANKDQIQKIPNSPLCHASVSTWMMAAGASYTEKQRKDRCAKVAGDTAYRTVEMLNEHLVGKYAFIGAKRSEETESCLSCHGSDAMYNEKGLNDCLTCHDDHTK; this is encoded by the coding sequence ATGAAAGAAGAGATCGGCTTCCCTTATATCCTGCTTCCTGATGACATGTTTCACCATGCCGCCGGCGGCTACGGCGGAGAAGGCACCCTGTGCGGCTCCATCGGCTCCTGTGCCGCCATTATCAACCTGGTGGCCTACGACGACAAGAAAACCCATTCAAAACTGGTGGCGGACCTGATTCACTGGTACAGCCAGGAAAATTTCCCCTCCAAGCGTTATGACGACCTTGCAGCAAACAAGGATCAGATACAAAAAATCCCCAATTCCCCGCTGTGCCATGCGTCGGTCTCGACCTGGATGATGGCGGCCGGAGCGTCCTATACCGAGAAGCAGAGAAAAGATCGCTGCGCCAAAGTGGCGGGTGATACGGCCTACCGAACTGTTGAGATGCTCAATGAGCACCTGGTAGGCAAGTATGCTTTTATCGGCGCCAAACGCAGCGAAGAAACGGAAAGCTGCCTGAGCTGCCACGGATCGGATGCCATGTACAACGAAAAGGGGCTCAATGACTGCCTGACCTGCCACGACGATCACACAAAATAG
- a CDS encoding YeeE/YedE family protein, protein MIIGTALYRSDFCMAGILRDVFLFKDYERLRHLFLAVILTLLFFTLLRTFDLAPANNFSAGHKSFLLGSVGGVVFGFGMVLAGGCVFGTLYKMAAGNLTYLLAFVGLVAGSLLYAELHPWLRSIPANEPWHGELNLLEQWPGFVGASSWILVGILLVLFIWWRRQGKWTVAAAPEGYMQPWLTAVLLAAANLAAYAVSGLPVSISTMYAKLGAWLESLVAPVHVATLDYFSRPSFVVDIGSATFPVGGGPQLDFYAFTEGGLMLGVLAGAFLNALWLKEFRLSGWPPPRQAASALVGGVFMALGARMGNGCNIKHLLGGVPLLSLHSMLFVCGMLLGAWLGAQVLPRIILR, encoded by the coding sequence ATGATTATTGGGACGGCGCTGTACCGAAGCGACTTCTGCATGGCCGGTATCCTCCGGGATGTTTTTTTGTTCAAGGATTATGAGCGTCTCCGGCATCTTTTCCTGGCTGTCATCCTGACTCTGTTGTTTTTTACCCTGCTGCGCACCTTTGATCTGGCACCTGCGAACAATTTTTCTGCCGGGCATAAAAGCTTTCTGCTTGGGAGCGTGGGCGGGGTGGTGTTCGGATTCGGCATGGTGTTGGCCGGCGGCTGTGTTTTCGGCACTCTCTACAAGATGGCAGCCGGCAATCTGACTTATTTGCTGGCCTTTGTCGGCCTTGTCGCAGGCAGTCTCCTGTATGCGGAGCTACACCCCTGGTTGCGTTCCATTCCTGCGAACGAACCCTGGCACGGAGAGCTGAATCTGCTTGAACAGTGGCCGGGTTTTGTCGGTGCCTCCAGCTGGATTTTGGTCGGAATCTTGCTGGTCCTGTTTATCTGGTGGCGCCGGCAGGGAAAATGGACGGTTGCTGCCGCGCCGGAAGGTTACATGCAGCCCTGGCTGACCGCCGTGCTTCTTGCCGCGGCCAACCTGGCGGCATACGCGGTGAGCGGCCTGCCGGTGAGCATTTCCACCATGTATGCGAAACTGGGGGCATGGCTGGAGAGCCTGGTTGCGCCCGTCCATGTGGCAACCCTGGATTATTTCAGCCGACCGTCTTTTGTGGTCGACATCGGTTCCGCAACATTTCCGGTTGGCGGCGGGCCGCAACTCGATTTTTACGCCTTCACCGAAGGCGGCCTGATGCTGGGTGTGCTGGCGGGCGCTTTTCTCAACGCCCTGTGGCTCAAAGAGTTTCGCCTTTCCGGCTGGCCGCCTCCCCGGCAGGCGGCCTCTGCCCTGGTCGGCGGCGTGTTCATGGCACTGGGGGCCCGCATGGGTAACGGCTGCAATATCAAGCACCTGCTGGGCGGCGTGCCGCTGCTGTCGCTGCATTCCATGCTCTTCGTCTGCGGCATGCTGTTGGGGGCCTGGCTTGGCGCCCAGGTGCTGCCGCGCATCATTTTGAGGTGA
- a CDS encoding sulfurtransferase TusA family protein, translating to MESREIVEIVDLNILGQVCPACLLVALDALNNHEESLRCGTKRLVVRTDHRDSTRTIPKAARKMGYDVEVKKVDSCYEISIGRKYEPTR from the coding sequence ATGGAATCCCGTGAAATTGTCGAAATCGTTGATCTGAATATTCTCGGCCAGGTCTGCCCGGCCTGCCTGCTGGTGGCCCTCGATGCGCTCAACAACCATGAGGAAAGCCTGCGCTGCGGCACAAAGCGGCTGGTGGTGCGCACCGATCACCGCGACAGCACCCGCACCATCCCCAAGGCGGCACGCAAGATGGGCTATGACGTGGAGGTCAAAAAAGTTGATAGCTGCTACGAAATCTCGATCGGGAGAAAGTATGAACCAACCCGATGA
- a CDS encoding PAS domain-containing sensor histidine kinase, which translates to MNQPDEEKDALRRRCAELEAENRAYARYIRDKTNHLLGVIGTKELEEDELDDQALIKLDPIGIVARSFLQILTNLNQTIDELREAKNELQAIFDATGVGISIVDRNFVVERCNEKQREMLVDSSVEEVVGRHCFEVYCDRNAPTSECPALDSFETGKAALVREVQKKGRWFQLVTTPFSRAEDGSINRVIEVSMDITEKKKVEDAEKELREFCQTERRKLATVIESLSEGLLVVDEQGRIVSCNLAADEITEQRIGENCNRPLDDAIAEFAPLLRSDAGNVQGVEVMTRTRQGYDLLLSVNVGCLSDNEGRPLGHVLTFRDITEEKKRAELYHRAEKLAAIGQLSAGVAHELNTPLGSVLGYARLLLKDKALPDNLKNWAEIIAEQAKKSSTIIQGLLRFARQSNPAHRCLEHCFLNDVIQRTLPVLSTELDKRKIELISELNPVAPVVADPQELEQLVLNLTMNAMQAIGEKGCVRIETAQAGSKVVMKISDDGPGVPEEIRFRIFDPFFTTKAPGEGTGLGLSLCSGIVSDMGGAIDIAGGEDRGATFIVSLPASDAVEGSGDLHE; encoded by the coding sequence ATGAACCAACCCGATGAGGAAAAAGATGCGCTGCGCAGGCGCTGCGCCGAACTGGAAGCTGAAAACCGGGCCTACGCCCGCTACATCCGCGACAAGACCAATCATCTGCTCGGGGTGATCGGCACCAAGGAGCTTGAGGAGGATGAGCTTGACGACCAGGCCCTGATCAAGCTGGACCCTATCGGTATTGTGGCCCGGTCTTTCCTGCAGATTCTGACCAATCTCAACCAGACCATTGACGAACTGCGTGAGGCGAAAAACGAGCTGCAGGCCATCTTCGATGCGACCGGAGTCGGCATCTCCATTGTCGACCGCAATTTCGTCGTTGAGCGCTGCAATGAAAAACAGCGTGAAATGCTGGTGGATTCCAGTGTTGAAGAGGTCGTCGGGCGTCACTGTTTTGAGGTTTACTGCGACCGCAACGCACCGACTTCGGAATGTCCCGCCCTTGATTCTTTTGAGACGGGTAAAGCCGCCCTGGTGCGCGAGGTTCAGAAAAAGGGGCGCTGGTTCCAGTTGGTGACGACCCCCTTTTCCCGCGCGGAGGATGGGAGCATCAACCGGGTGATCGAAGTGTCCATGGATATCACCGAAAAGAAAAAGGTCGAGGATGCTGAAAAAGAACTGCGGGAATTCTGCCAGACTGAAAGACGAAAGCTTGCGACCGTCATCGAAAGCCTTTCGGAGGGGCTGCTGGTGGTCGATGAGCAAGGGCGGATTGTGTCCTGCAACCTCGCTGCGGATGAAATAACCGAGCAGCGTATCGGGGAAAATTGCAACCGTCCGCTGGACGATGCGATCGCTGAATTCGCGCCTCTGCTGCGCAGTGATGCCGGCAACGTCCAGGGCGTGGAGGTCATGACCCGCACCCGCCAGGGTTACGATCTGCTGCTTTCCGTCAATGTGGGGTGCCTGTCGGACAACGAGGGGCGTCCTCTCGGCCATGTTCTGACCTTCCGCGACATTACCGAGGAGAAAAAACGTGCCGAACTCTATCACCGCGCCGAAAAACTGGCGGCCATCGGGCAGCTTTCCGCAGGGGTGGCGCACGAACTCAACACCCCTCTGGGCAGCGTGCTGGGGTATGCGCGTCTGCTGCTCAAAGACAAAGCACTGCCTGACAATCTTAAAAACTGGGCTGAGATCATCGCGGAGCAGGCAAAAAAGAGCAGTACCATTATTCAGGGGTTGCTGCGCTTCGCCCGCCAGTCCAACCCGGCCCACCGCTGCCTCGAGCACTGCTTCCTCAATGATGTGATTCAGCGAACGCTGCCGGTGTTGTCCACCGAGTTGGACAAGCGGAAAATTGAACTGATCAGCGAGCTTAACCCCGTGGCTCCGGTTGTGGCGGACCCGCAGGAGCTGGAGCAGCTTGTTCTCAACCTGACCATGAATGCCATGCAGGCCATAGGCGAGAAGGGATGCGTGCGCATTGAGACGGCCCAGGCTGGTTCGAAGGTGGTCATGAAAATTTCGGATGACGGGCCAGGTGTTCCAGAGGAGATCCGGTTCCGCATCTTCGATCCTTTCTTTACCACAAAAGCTCCGGGCGAGGGGACCGGCCTCGGCCTGTCCCTGTGTTCCGGCATTGTCAGCGACATGGGAGGCGCCATCGATATCGCCGGGGGTGAAGACCGGGGCGCGACCTTTATCGTCTCCCTGCCGGCGAGCGACGCTGTAGAGGGCTCAGGTGACCTGCATGAATGA
- a CDS encoding sigma-54-dependent transcriptional regulator, whose product MNDSSSILIVEDDSTMRHLIRDTLAAEGIAAQMSEDSRAAASLIEQSRVDIVLTDLKMPHLDGMEILARARHHNPDCVVIVITGYGTIESAVEAIRKGAYDYVQKPFEPDALVLTVQRAMEHARLVRENKRLREQAGERRGGDLIGSSRKMVELKNFIARIAPFDTTVLIQGETGTGKELVAKFIHQWSSRVGRRFLPVNCGALTETLLESELFGHVRGAFTGADSDKKGLFETVDKGTIFLDEINSISPAFQVKLLRVLQEGTYLRVGGRDPRTVDVRVIAAANADLEKEVEAGLFRSDLYYRLNVVPVMIPPLRERREDIALLAHHFLSVYGAKYGKTISSISGGALDLLRAYSWPGNVRELENVMERAIIVADENELQPGHLPRLSASGQEPMESDDVLMSLEEMEKRLIVKGLRHTGGHKGRTAEILGISPVSLWRKIKKYDL is encoded by the coding sequence ATGAATGATTCAAGCTCCATCCTGATTGTTGAAGATGATTCCACCATGCGCCACCTTATCCGCGACACTCTCGCGGCGGAGGGGATCGCGGCGCAGATGAGCGAAGACAGCCGTGCCGCCGCCAGCCTCATTGAGCAGAGCCGGGTCGATATCGTCCTCACCGACCTGAAGATGCCCCACCTGGACGGTATGGAAATCCTGGCCAGGGCACGGCATCACAATCCTGATTGTGTGGTGATCGTGATCACCGGCTACGGCACCATTGAGTCGGCGGTGGAGGCGATTCGCAAGGGGGCCTACGACTATGTGCAGAAACCCTTTGAGCCGGATGCCCTGGTGCTGACCGTTCAACGGGCGATGGAACATGCCCGACTGGTGCGGGAGAACAAAAGGCTGCGGGAGCAGGCCGGCGAGCGCCGGGGGGGAGATCTCATCGGCAGCAGCCGCAAGATGGTGGAACTGAAGAATTTCATCGCCAGGATCGCACCCTTCGACACCACTGTTCTGATTCAGGGTGAGACGGGCACCGGCAAAGAGCTGGTAGCCAAGTTCATCCATCAGTGGAGTTCCAGGGTCGGGCGGCGTTTCCTGCCGGTCAACTGCGGCGCGCTGACCGAAACGCTGCTGGAGTCGGAGCTTTTCGGCCATGTGCGCGGCGCCTTCACCGGGGCCGACAGCGACAAGAAGGGGCTGTTCGAAACGGTGGATAAGGGGACGATCTTTCTCGATGAAATCAACTCCATCTCCCCTGCCTTTCAGGTCAAACTGCTGCGGGTTCTGCAGGAAGGGACCTATCTCAGGGTGGGAGGGCGCGATCCGCGCACGGTGGATGTGCGGGTGATCGCCGCCGCCAACGCCGATCTGGAAAAGGAAGTGGAAGCAGGCCTATTCCGCAGCGATCTCTATTATCGGCTCAATGTGGTGCCGGTGATGATCCCGCCGCTGCGCGAGCGGCGTGAAGATATTGCCCTGCTGGCGCATCATTTTCTGTCGGTCTACGGCGCCAAATACGGCAAGACGATATCGAGCATCAGCGGCGGTGCGCTCGATCTGCTGCGGGCCTATTCCTGGCCGGGCAACGTGCGGGAGTTGGAGAACGTGATGGAGCGCGCCATCATCGTCGCCGACGAGAATGAGCTGCAGCCGGGGCATCTGCCCCGCCTGTCAGCTTCGGGGCAGGAACCGATGGAGTCGGACGACGTGCTGATGTCGCTGGAGGAGATGGAAAAACGGTTGATCGTCAAAGGGCTGCGCCACACCGGCGGGCATAAAGGTAGAACGGCGGAGATTCTCGGCATCAGCCCGGTTTCGCTGTGGCGCAAAATAAAAAAATACGATCTTTAA
- a CDS encoding VOC family protein, producing MNFKMIHTCIRVMNLEKSEKFYTEAFGFEIARRLEFSDFTLSYLRAPEGDFELELTWNHDQTEPYELGNGYSHLALGVDDLEAAHRRHEEMGFAPKPLKGLPGKGVQFYFIADPDGYLVELVQQ from the coding sequence ATGAACTTCAAGATGATCCACACCTGCATCCGCGTGATGAACCTGGAAAAGTCGGAAAAATTCTACACGGAGGCCTTCGGTTTCGAAATCGCGCGCCGGCTCGAATTTTCTGATTTTACCTTGAGTTACCTGCGCGCCCCGGAGGGAGACTTCGAGCTGGAACTTACCTGGAATCACGACCAGACCGAACCGTACGAACTCGGCAACGGGTACTCTCACCTGGCTTTAGGGGTAGATGACCTCGAAGCCGCGCACCGGCGCCACGAGGAGATGGGGTTCGCCCCCAAACCTCTCAAGGGGCTGCCGGGAAAAGGGGTTCAGTTCTATTTTATCGCCGACCCTGACGGATACCTGGTCGAACTCGTCCAACAATAG
- a CDS encoding methyltransferase domain-containing protein: protein MNELPSSLHEERLAAVIGVLRSSGAESVLDLGCGTGELLLRLAGEPQFKRIAGLETSQEALAAARQLLGLDKETRQQRIGLYYGSFTSFMEELAGFDAAVLLETIEHIPPNRLSLVEKAVFAGYRPQTVIVTTPNFEYNLLHGIPEGMFRHQDHKFEWTRAKFGKWAQGTAQRNGYAVAIEAVGTADPQFGSSTQMAFFSRR from the coding sequence ATGAACGAACTGCCCTCCTCTCTTCATGAAGAGAGGCTGGCGGCGGTGATCGGCGTGCTGCGGTCGAGCGGGGCCGAGAGTGTGCTTGACCTGGGGTGCGGCACGGGTGAGCTGCTGCTGCGGCTGGCGGGCGAACCGCAGTTCAAGAGGATTGCCGGCCTGGAGACTTCGCAGGAGGCACTGGCGGCGGCGCGACAGCTTCTGGGGCTCGACAAAGAGACCAGGCAGCAGCGCATTGGGCTGTACTATGGATCGTTCACCTCTTTTATGGAGGAGCTGGCGGGGTTTGATGCGGCGGTGCTGCTGGAGACCATCGAGCATATTCCCCCCAACCGGCTCTCCCTGGTGGAAAAGGCGGTTTTTGCGGGCTACCGTCCGCAAACAGTCATCGTCACCACCCCGAATTTCGAATACAACCTGCTGCACGGCATCCCGGAAGGAATGTTCCGGCATCAGGATCACAAATTTGAGTGGACCCGCGCCAAGTTTGGCAAATGGGCGCAAGGCACCGCCCAGCGCAACGGTTATGCTGTCGCCATCGAAGCCGTCGGCACCGCAGACCCGCAGTTCGGCAGCTCCACCCAGATGGCCTTTTTCTCGCGACGGTAA
- a CDS encoding type IIL restriction-modification enzyme MmeI, with product MSEKSGSYVRSPADMEAFDGNWKASGGAERANYQLFLAELCRQLGIPQPEPTRPDDNENGYVFERTVTLQHGDGNTSPNYIDLYKRGCFVLEAKQGSDKPGPEQFRELEKKYKTGTARRGTRGWDRAMQAAKNQAERYAKALPLGEAILERLVALNNERAAEEAQGRVRWLSPDYQNPGGATEAAQETLPGAAKAAAPVVTEKLPWPTTLPEQIAAVRTALARQTVPIGAKELKKLFKNAREAKALEILQALASIGQAREIEDGRYLI from the coding sequence ATGTCCGAAAAAAGCGGAAGTTACGTGCGGTCCCCTGCCGATATGGAGGCCTTTGACGGGAACTGGAAGGCGTCCGGCGGCGCTGAACGGGCCAACTACCAACTCTTCCTTGCAGAACTCTGCCGGCAGCTCGGCATCCCCCAGCCGGAGCCGACCCGGCCCGACGACAACGAAAACGGCTACGTCTTTGAACGTACTGTAACCCTCCAGCACGGCGACGGCAACACCTCCCCCAACTATATCGACCTCTACAAACGCGGCTGCTTCGTTCTCGAGGCCAAGCAGGGCAGCGACAAACCCGGACCGGAGCAGTTCCGGGAGCTGGAGAAGAAGTATAAAACCGGCACCGCCAGGCGCGGCACCCGGGGGTGGGATCGCGCCATGCAGGCCGCCAAGAATCAGGCCGAGCGCTACGCCAAAGCCCTGCCCCTCGGCGAGGCGATTCTGGAGCGGCTGGTGGCGCTCAACAATGAGCGCGCCGCAGAAGAGGCGCAGGGCCGGGTGCGCTGGCTGAGTCCCGACTACCAGAATCCCGGCGGGGCAACCGAAGCCGCGCAGGAGACGCTGCCCGGCGCTGCTAAAGCCGCCGCCCCGGTCGTCACCGAAAAACTCCCCTGGCCCACGACCCTCCCCGAACAGATTGCGGCCGTGCGCACCGCTCTCGCCCGCCAAACCGTGCCCATCGGCGCCAAGGAACTCAAAAAACTTTTCAAAAACGCCCGCGAAGCCAAAGCCCTCGAAATCCTTCAGGCCCTTGCCTCCATCGGCCAGGCCCGCGAAATCGAGGACGGACGTTACCTGATTTAA